One Nicotiana tabacum cultivar K326 chromosome 23, ASM71507v2, whole genome shotgun sequence genomic window, aaacaacactAGCAAAAAGCCTAAAACCGGGGAAATCTTCAGTGCAGCAGGTACAACTTTATTTCAAGATTCTGACCACTCGGATTCTGATTGTCAAGTACTTGTTGACAAACCAATAGTGGAGAAAAAAACAccaaaaaagagaggaagaaaaccaGGGGCATCTCGTGAAACTCCGTCAAACCACGTCGAAGCAGAGAGACAGAGAAGGGAGAAATTAAACCACAGGTTTTACGCTTTACGCTCTGTTGTACCTCATGTTACAAAAATGGACAAAGCCTCTTTGTTATCTGATGCTGTAGAATACATCAATGAGTTAAAAGCTAAAGTGGATGATTTAGAGTTGCAACTTAACAACAAATCAGAGAGCAAAAAGAAGCTAAAAGTGGAGTCAATGGACAGTACAACTCTTGACAATCAGAGTACTACTACTACAACTACAACTTCTGTTGATCAAATTAGGCCAAATTCTAATTCAACATCTTCATTTGGACCAAATAATTTGACAGTAGAAGTTGAAGTCAAGATTTTAGGTCCAGATGCAATGATAAGGGTACAATCCGAAAATGTGAATTACCCATCAGCAAGATTAATGCGTGCACTTCAAGATCTTGAATTACATGTACACCATGCTAGTATTTCAAGTGTTAATGATTTAATGCTTCAGGATATTGTTGTTAAAGTTCCTCAATGTTTGGGTActgaaaatgatttaaaatctGCTCTTCTTAGTAGCTTAGAGCAGTAGTAGAAATGTTGATTAATAAATTTCCTTGTCGTTTAATTATTATCCTAAATTATGAATTTCTTCAGTCTTTTTAATAAATCAGTTCATTGTTTAATATATAGCTAGCTTTTTCGTACTCTTTAAGTGGTTAACAACGTTGTTATAATAAGATAGCCAAATCcttataaagttaaaattttgtCAAATAAAGAAGATGCATGTTGTTGCATGCTCTTTCGTGGAGTGACATTTTTTAGTCTATTTCTGCCACTTTGTTTTAGTGAATTTCTTATACTAAAATGGCGATGCATACAGTGTCAAAGGTAGAAATTTTATTAAAGATGTTTAagattaaatatatatttataaaaaaataatttttgacctacatatataatataattttttatatattcgATGTAATTTTTTGAATAAGGGTGTTTAGTTGAACACCCTTCAAACTATGTGGCTACGTCATTGCATGCGTGGTGCTAATCTTGTAGGATTATTCCTCATTCTTGAATAATTATTTGATAAGATAGCAAAATTCCATAAATTACTTCGAACACTAAcattattgaaagaaaaaaagaagatacATGTATAGTTTAAAATAGGGATGTCACTATTTTCCCAGCTGTTGgctattaaaaaattaaaagatagTGTCATGTGTGTTCCTGATTGTTTGTCTTAAAATACCCACATATGTTCCCTCAGGGAATACTGTACACTTGACCCCACCACTAAATGACAATATTGTTTACCTTTCTTTCAATATAATATTCGTGTTTTTCTGGATCCTCCAATTCTTAAAACATGTAAAATATGTGCTTAAATTATACATTAATGTCAAGGTCATTGAAACTCTTCTTTTTTCTACTTGTACGACACCTATTTTATAGTATTACTCATTGGATCAtttgtttcttcttctcttatgtCAAAATCGCACTGACGCTTGCAAAAcaatataattaattaaatatattcCGTTAGTTgataattcctttgttttttttaagaGTTTAAGTTCATTTACTGATATAGGAATTACGTATTTAACTTTACTTTAACTAATAAGTGGTTATATTAGGTAGAGAAAAAGGTTAAATTTACCCAATTTTAATGGAGATTGCTTAATCCTGTTCATTTATTATTCAAGATTTCTTAATTTTCCCTTTGTTAGAGTTTTGATCTAATCTCCCACCCGCATTAAAGATAAAGTATCACTTTCTCCATTAACCCCTAATGGAACTCCAATCAAAGGTAATCCGAAACCGCAGTAAAAATTTAAGGGTGGATTTGGACATTATTTTTTGATAAATTTGGATCGGGGACTCCACTCATTCTACACTGAACCTCCTGGCAAGGTCAACTATGAGATAATTTGCTAACAATTAGGGTATTCCTGGCATGGGCAACAATGAGATGATTTGCTAATAATAAGGGTATGAATAGACCAAAAATTTAATGAGAAAAattaaacaatttcaaataataCATAGGCATATTGAGCCTTTTCCCTATCAAGTATAAATTGGTAATCGATCGGGGAAAAGAATTCTTGGAGCCAGATCAAAAAACTACAttaagctctttttttttctttttttttgtttgtatagGATAATTAAAGACACACAACAAATCTATAGAGGAGAGCAAACCTCTACTGATGTGAGAGCAAACCTCTACTGCTGTATGCTTAAGAGATGCTAGCATCTTATCCCATTAGTACTGTACTTTATTTTGCTAAAACAAAATTGAAGGACCACATCTAACAAGTAAAGAGGGATCCAACATTTAAATTTAGtgtatttaacattttaaatttTATAGGGTTCAGATAAATTTGCCGTCCCAAAGCTACATCCATCCGTGCTGGCAAGGCTACATCCACACTTAATTATTTTCGTAGTACAGGACTTGTGTATATTACTATTACTGACATTTTGTTTAGCTAGCGTAAAAAGAAATGTGCAAaagttttattttcttcttttagaaATTCTTAAAGGAAAGGGAGAGGTTGGTGATAGAGAGGTCGAAAAAGACAAAAGAACGGAAAACCCTacgtaaaattttaaattttaatcccTGCACTAAAATAAAGTTGGTTATAAGTGACCACTAAAGGTTATGGTTAATCAGAAGTTTCAGATTCGAATCTAGAGTATATACCTTTAAAGGATACTTCAGATTAATAAGTTCAAAGCGGATACTGAACACCGAAAAAAAACTAGGTAATGTTCTTCTCCGGAAATATAACGATTCAGTCGGTCATTTTGGGCATTTGTATTCCGTTCAactgtttgaagtcttgagtagcttcatatgatgtattatgactcgtgtgaatcgtcggttttggttttcaggtgattcgagATTGAATCGGAAGACTGATTCtaaactaggaagctttaagtcgGAAGAGTTGGTCAAGT contains:
- the LOC107825769 gene encoding transcription factor MYC3 produces the protein MDELMVSSSSSSSSFTIPSLFSQTNQPLSTLQQMLQYILKNQTDSWSYAIFWQTSNEDDGRLFLAWGDGHFHGTKVKKGEVNGVNKASSLERKNVIKGIQALICENGDGVVEDGGDVTDIEWFYVMSLAQSFSIGDGIPGKAFSTGSIVWLTGAQQLQFCSCERAKEAQVHGIETLVCIPTSNGVLELGSSDLIKENWSLVQHVKSLFSLDQENGLEKTISFADVGLVSCLQEDGQILGNNKNNTSKKPKTGEIFSAAGTTLFQDSDHSDSDCQVLVDKPIVEKKTPKKRGRKPGASRETPSNHVEAERQRREKLNHRFYALRSVVPHVTKMDKASLLSDAVEYINELKAKVDDLELQLNNKSESKKKLKVESMDSTTLDNQSTTTTTTTSVDQIRPNSNSTSSFGPNNLTVEVEVKILGPDAMIRVQSENVNYPSARLMRALQDLELHVHHASISSVNDLMLQDIVVKVPQCLGTENDLKSALLSSLEQ